The following are from one region of the Falco naumanni isolate bFalNau1 chromosome 20 unlocalized genomic scaffold, bFalNau1.pat SUPER_20_unloc_1, whole genome shotgun sequence genome:
- the LOC121081833 gene encoding twist-related protein 2-like isoform X2, giving the protein MKEESMCPDSPEGSLVTSEEEGERLHKKCLRKRGQGGKPLEDCGAPSPQGKRSKRSPVPQSFEDMHTQRVIANVRERQRTQSLNDAFAELRKIIPTLPSDKLSKIQTLKLAARYIDFLYQVLQSDELDHKITSCNYLAHERLSYAFSVWRMEGAWSMSTSH; this is encoded by the coding sequence ATGAAAGAGGAAAGCATGTGCCCAGACTCCCCTGAAGGCAGCCTGGTCACCAGCGAGGAGGAAGGTGAGCGGCTGCACAAGAAATGCCTCCGCAAGCGTGGCCAAGGGGGCAAGCCGCTGGAGGACTGTGGTGCCCCCTCGCCGCAGGGCAAGCGGAGCAAGCGCAGCCCCGTCCCGCAGTCCTTCGAGGACATGCACACACAGCGCGTAATTGCCAACGTGCGGGAACGCCAGCGGACCCAGTCACTCAACGACGCCTTTGCAGAGCTGCGGAAGATCATCCCGACACTGCCTTCCGACAAGCTGAGCAAGATCCAAACCCTCAAGCTGGCTGCCCGCTACATAGACTTTTTGTACCAGGTCCTGCAGAGTGATGAGCTGGACCACAAGATCACCAGCTGCAACTACCTGGCCCACGAGAGGCTTAGCTACGCCTTCTCCGTCTGGAGGATGGAAGGGGCTTGGTCCATGTCCACGTCCCACTGA
- the HDAC7 gene encoding histone deacetylase 7 isoform X7: protein MESPHREAEPGQQEQELRQILNKDKSKRSAVASTVVKQKLAEVILKKQQAALERTSNPTPSAMPYRSLEPLDPEGPSPPVLSTFLSPVPSTSLDPPEHFPLRKTASEPNLKVRCKPRKCLDRRKNPLMRKESAPPSLKRRPPEAIDSSPSSSSTPVSGCSSPNDSLPAEHGALPAASSMAHETPLAQRLMMQESSLAQFALQSATSLPAITLGLPATTSTRGESDLRPLSSLAHRVPVLNGPVLTGTHSPMLIPAGLEQHEAASPLSPRLQPVIILEPSVTHTPLVAVPGLGTVPFSFTPSLISAERLSLPGHHKPLGRTRSEPLPQNPKAIQQQLVYQQHHTQFLERLKQQTHLGKRMTKSSEKPRLRQIPSSEDMEAEGTLPEAGAESSDPARAHVEPTRPGSIIKEPERMPKMMQPQEELVLQQAYLWDSYQRVQQQLLKRQPLAESPIVPTIHAAHRPLSRAQSSPATATVSLPAQDTASKTLSLPVQEQPAKPHFITGLVYDSVMLKHQCSCGDNSNHPEHAGRIQSIWSRLQERGLRSQCECLRGRKATLEELQCVHTERHVFLYGTNPLNRLKLDNGKLAGILSQRMFVMLPCGGVGVDSDTIWNELHSSNAARWAAGSVTELAFRVATRELKNGFAVVRPPGHHADPSTAMGFCFFNSVAIAARQLQQKGKLSKILIVDWDVHHGNGTQQIFYRDPDVLYISLHRHDDGNFFPGSGAADEVGAGPGEGFNVNVAWTGGLDPPMGDPEYLAAFRTVVMPIAHEFSPDVVLVSAGFDAADGHPPPLGGYKVSAKCFGYMTKQLMSLAGGAIVLALEGGHDLTAICDASEACVSALLGNELDPLPEESMRQKPNPNAVRSLETVIQVQSKYWVAVQRFASKLGCSFLEAQHHEAEEVETVTALASLSVAVMVEKRPQDELMEEEEPMNQ from the exons GTGCTGTGGCCAGCACAGTGGTCAAGCAGAAGCTGGCTGAGGTCATTCTGAAGAAACAGCAAGCAGCTTTGGAGAGGACCAGCAACCCGACCCCTTCAGCCATGCCGTACAG GTCTTTGGAGCCTCTGGATCCTGAAGGCCCTTCCCCTcctgtgctcagcaccttcCTGTCCCCTGTCCCTAGCACTTCTCTTGACCCCCCAGAGCATTTTCCTCTGCGGAAGACAG CATCTGAGCCCAACCTGAAGGTGCGTTGCAAGCCCAGGAAGTGCCTTGACCGACGCAAGAACCCCCTGATGCGGAAGGAGAGTGCTCCCCCCTCACTGAAGAGGCGGCCACCTGAAGCGATTG ACTCCTCCCCGAGCAGTAGCAGCACCCCAGTGtctggctgcagctctcccaATGACAGTCTCCCCGCTGAGCATGgagccctccctgctgcctccagcatgGCCCACGAG ACACCCCTGGCCCAGCGCCTGATGATGCAGGAGAGCTCACTGGCCCAGTTTGCCCTGCAGAGTGCAACCTCCCTTCCGGCTATCACGCTGGGATTGCCGGCTACCACTAGCACCAGG GGAGAGTCAGATCTCCGCCCCCTCTCCAGCTTGGCACACCGGGTGCCTGTGCTGAACGGACCTGTCCTCACGGGCACACACTCACCCATGTTAATACCAGCTGGCTTGGAGCAGCATGAAGCTGCGAGCCCCTTATCCCCTCGGCTCCAGCCCGTCATCATCCTCGAGCCCTCGGTCACCCACACTCCACTGGTGGCAG tGCCAGGTCTGGGAACAGTTCCCTTCTCCTTCACCCCCTCGCTCATCTCTGCAGAGCGTCTGTCGCTCCCAGGCCACCATAAACCGCTGGGCAGGACCCGCtcagagcccctgccccagaACCCCAAGGCCATCCAGCAGCAACTGGTGTACCAGCAGCATCACACCCAGTTCCTGGAGAGACTCAAGCAGCAGACACATCTGGGCAAG CGCATGACTAAATCCAGTGAGAAGCCCCGTCTACGGCAGATACCCTCTTCTGAGGACATGGAGGCGGAGGGGACACTCCCAGAGGCTGGGGCTGAGAGTAGTGACCCGGCAAGGGCACACGTGGAGCCCACACGACCAGGGAGCATCATAAAGGAGCCCGAGAGGATGCCAAAGATGATGCAACCTCAAGAGGAGCTTGTCCTACAGCAG GCCTATCTCTGGGATTCCTACCAGCgcgtgcagcagcagctcctcaaGCGGCAGCCCTTGGCCGAGTCTCCCATTGTCCCCACGATCCATGCAGCGCACAGGCCCCTCTCCAGGGCCCAGTCATCTCCTGCCACCGCAACTGTCTCCCTTCCTGCCCAGGACACAGCCTCCAAGACActctccctgcctgtgcaggagcagccagccaAGCCACATTTCATAACAG GGCTGGTTTATGACTCGGTGATGCTCAAACACCAGTGCTCCTGTGGTGACAACAGCAACCACCCAGAGCATGCAGGCAGGATCCAGAGCATCTGGTCCCGTCTGCAGGAGAGAGGCCTGCGCAGCCAGTGTGAG TGTCTGCGGGGACGCAAAGCCACCCTGGAAGAGCTGCAGTGTGTCCATACCGAGCGCCATGTCTTCCTCTATGGCACTAACCCCCTCAACCGCCTGAAACTGGACAACGGGAAGCTGGCAG GGATCCTGTCGCAGCGGATGTTTGTCATGCTGCCCTGCGGAGGGGTGGGG GTGGACAGTGATACCATCTGGAACGAGCTGCATTCCTCCAACGCTGCCCGTTGGGCTGCAGGCAGTGTCACTGAGCTGGCCTTCAGGGTGGCCACCAGGGAGCTGAAG AATGGCTTTGCTGTGGTGCGGCCACCCGGACATCACGCGGATCCTTCCACTGCCAT GGGATTCTGTTTCTTTAACTCGGTGGCCATCGCtgcaaggcagctgcagcagaaagggaaaCTCAGCAAGATCCTCATTGTGGACTGG GATGTTCACCACGGCAATGGGACTCAGCAAATCTTCTACAGGGACCCTGATGTTCTCTACATCTCTTTGCATCGTCATGATGATGGCAACTTCTTCCCCGGTAGCGGGGCTGCTGATGAG GTTGGTGCTGGCCCCGGTGAGGGATTTAATGTCAACGTAGCCTGGACTGGAGGGCTTGACCCGCCGATGGGTGACCCTGAGTATCTGGCTGCTTTCAG GACAGTAGTGATGCCAATCGCACACGAATTCTCCCCTGATGTGGTGCTGGTGTCAGCTGGCTTCGATGCAGCGGATGGCCATCCGCCACCCCTGGGCGGCTATAAAGTCTCTGCTAAAT GCTTCGGCTACATGACAAAGCAGCTGATGAGCCTGGCTGGTGGAGCCATTGTCCTTGCACTAGAAGGTGGCCATGACCTTACGGCCATCTGTGATGCATCCGAGGCCTGTGTGTCAGCCTTGCTGGGCAACGAG CTGGACCCTCTCCCAGAAGAAAGCATGAGGCAGAAACCAAACCCCAACGCAGTGCGCTCCTTGGAAACAGTGATCCAGGTCCAGA gtAAATACTGGGTGGCTGTGCAGCGCTTTGCCTCCAAGCTGGGCTGCTCCTTCCTGGAGGCGCAGCACCACGAGGCAGAAGAGGTGGAGACAGTCACAGCCTTGGCCTCCCTCTCGGTGGCTGTGATGGTGGAGAAGAG GCCACAAGACGAGCtgatggaggaagaggagcccaTGAACCAGTGA
- the HDAC7 gene encoding histone deacetylase 7 isoform X6, producing the protein MDLRIGQRVVKPGSDTTLLALKHTQQLQHQLFLASLHQQQVEQLTHQHVRVTMESPHREAEPGQQEQELRQILNKDKSKRSAVASTVVKQKLAEVILKKQQAALERTSNPTPSAMPYRSLEPLDPEGPSPPVLSTFLSPVPSTSLDPPEHFPLRKTASEPNLKVRCKPRKCLDRRKNPLMRKESAPPSLKRRPPEAIDSSPSSSSTPVSGCSSPNDSLPAEHGALPAASSMAHETPLAQRLMMQESSLAQFALQSATSLPAITLGLPATTSTRGESDLRPLSSLAHRVPVLNGPVLTGTHSPMLIPAGLEQHEAASPLSPRLQPVIILEPSVTHTPLVAVPGLGTVPFSFTPSLISAERLSLPGHHKPLGRTRSEPLPQNPKAIQQQLVYQQHHTQFLERLKQQTHLGKRMTKSSEKPRLRQIPSSEDMEAEGTLPEAGAESSDPARAHVEPTRPGSIIKEPERMPKMMQPQEELVLQQAYLWDSYQRVQQQLLKRQPLAESPIVPTIHAAHRPLSRAQSSPATATVSLPAQDTASKTLSLPVQEQPAKPHFITGLVYDSVMLKHQCSCGDNSNHPEHAGRIQSIWSRLQERGLRSQCECLRGRKATLEELQCVHTERHVFLYGTNPLNRLKLDNGKLAGILSQRMFVMLPCGGVGVDSDTIWNELHSSNAARWAAGSVTELAFRVATRELKNGFAVVRPPGHHADPSTAMGFCFFNSVAIAARQLQQKGKLSKILIVDWDVHHGNGTQQIFYRDPDVLYISLHRHDDGNFFPGSGAADEVGAGPGEGFNVNVAWTGGLDPPMGDPEYLAAFRTVVMPIAHEFSPDVVLVSAGFDAADGHPPPLGGYKVSAKCFGYMTKQLMSLAGGAIVLALEGGHDLTAICDASEACVSALLGNELDPLPEESMRQKPNPNAVRSLETVIQVQSKYWVAVQRFASKLGCSFLEAQHHEAEEVETVTALASLSVAVMVEKRPQDELMEEEEPMNQ; encoded by the exons GTGCTGTGGCCAGCACAGTGGTCAAGCAGAAGCTGGCTGAGGTCATTCTGAAGAAACAGCAAGCAGCTTTGGAGAGGACCAGCAACCCGACCCCTTCAGCCATGCCGTACAG GTCTTTGGAGCCTCTGGATCCTGAAGGCCCTTCCCCTcctgtgctcagcaccttcCTGTCCCCTGTCCCTAGCACTTCTCTTGACCCCCCAGAGCATTTTCCTCTGCGGAAGACAG CATCTGAGCCCAACCTGAAGGTGCGTTGCAAGCCCAGGAAGTGCCTTGACCGACGCAAGAACCCCCTGATGCGGAAGGAGAGTGCTCCCCCCTCACTGAAGAGGCGGCCACCTGAAGCGATTG ACTCCTCCCCGAGCAGTAGCAGCACCCCAGTGtctggctgcagctctcccaATGACAGTCTCCCCGCTGAGCATGgagccctccctgctgcctccagcatgGCCCACGAG ACACCCCTGGCCCAGCGCCTGATGATGCAGGAGAGCTCACTGGCCCAGTTTGCCCTGCAGAGTGCAACCTCCCTTCCGGCTATCACGCTGGGATTGCCGGCTACCACTAGCACCAGG GGAGAGTCAGATCTCCGCCCCCTCTCCAGCTTGGCACACCGGGTGCCTGTGCTGAACGGACCTGTCCTCACGGGCACACACTCACCCATGTTAATACCAGCTGGCTTGGAGCAGCATGAAGCTGCGAGCCCCTTATCCCCTCGGCTCCAGCCCGTCATCATCCTCGAGCCCTCGGTCACCCACACTCCACTGGTGGCAG tGCCAGGTCTGGGAACAGTTCCCTTCTCCTTCACCCCCTCGCTCATCTCTGCAGAGCGTCTGTCGCTCCCAGGCCACCATAAACCGCTGGGCAGGACCCGCtcagagcccctgccccagaACCCCAAGGCCATCCAGCAGCAACTGGTGTACCAGCAGCATCACACCCAGTTCCTGGAGAGACTCAAGCAGCAGACACATCTGGGCAAG CGCATGACTAAATCCAGTGAGAAGCCCCGTCTACGGCAGATACCCTCTTCTGAGGACATGGAGGCGGAGGGGACACTCCCAGAGGCTGGGGCTGAGAGTAGTGACCCGGCAAGGGCACACGTGGAGCCCACACGACCAGGGAGCATCATAAAGGAGCCCGAGAGGATGCCAAAGATGATGCAACCTCAAGAGGAGCTTGTCCTACAGCAG GCCTATCTCTGGGATTCCTACCAGCgcgtgcagcagcagctcctcaaGCGGCAGCCCTTGGCCGAGTCTCCCATTGTCCCCACGATCCATGCAGCGCACAGGCCCCTCTCCAGGGCCCAGTCATCTCCTGCCACCGCAACTGTCTCCCTTCCTGCCCAGGACACAGCCTCCAAGACActctccctgcctgtgcaggagcagccagccaAGCCACATTTCATAACAG GGCTGGTTTATGACTCGGTGATGCTCAAACACCAGTGCTCCTGTGGTGACAACAGCAACCACCCAGAGCATGCAGGCAGGATCCAGAGCATCTGGTCCCGTCTGCAGGAGAGAGGCCTGCGCAGCCAGTGTGAG TGTCTGCGGGGACGCAAAGCCACCCTGGAAGAGCTGCAGTGTGTCCATACCGAGCGCCATGTCTTCCTCTATGGCACTAACCCCCTCAACCGCCTGAAACTGGACAACGGGAAGCTGGCAG GGATCCTGTCGCAGCGGATGTTTGTCATGCTGCCCTGCGGAGGGGTGGGG GTGGACAGTGATACCATCTGGAACGAGCTGCATTCCTCCAACGCTGCCCGTTGGGCTGCAGGCAGTGTCACTGAGCTGGCCTTCAGGGTGGCCACCAGGGAGCTGAAG AATGGCTTTGCTGTGGTGCGGCCACCCGGACATCACGCGGATCCTTCCACTGCCAT GGGATTCTGTTTCTTTAACTCGGTGGCCATCGCtgcaaggcagctgcagcagaaagggaaaCTCAGCAAGATCCTCATTGTGGACTGG GATGTTCACCACGGCAATGGGACTCAGCAAATCTTCTACAGGGACCCTGATGTTCTCTACATCTCTTTGCATCGTCATGATGATGGCAACTTCTTCCCCGGTAGCGGGGCTGCTGATGAG GTTGGTGCTGGCCCCGGTGAGGGATTTAATGTCAACGTAGCCTGGACTGGAGGGCTTGACCCGCCGATGGGTGACCCTGAGTATCTGGCTGCTTTCAG GACAGTAGTGATGCCAATCGCACACGAATTCTCCCCTGATGTGGTGCTGGTGTCAGCTGGCTTCGATGCAGCGGATGGCCATCCGCCACCCCTGGGCGGCTATAAAGTCTCTGCTAAAT GCTTCGGCTACATGACAAAGCAGCTGATGAGCCTGGCTGGTGGAGCCATTGTCCTTGCACTAGAAGGTGGCCATGACCTTACGGCCATCTGTGATGCATCCGAGGCCTGTGTGTCAGCCTTGCTGGGCAACGAG CTGGACCCTCTCCCAGAAGAAAGCATGAGGCAGAAACCAAACCCCAACGCAGTGCGCTCCTTGGAAACAGTGATCCAGGTCCAGA gtAAATACTGGGTGGCTGTGCAGCGCTTTGCCTCCAAGCTGGGCTGCTCCTTCCTGGAGGCGCAGCACCACGAGGCAGAAGAGGTGGAGACAGTCACAGCCTTGGCCTCCCTCTCGGTGGCTGTGATGGTGGAGAAGAG GCCACAAGACGAGCtgatggaggaagaggagcccaTGAACCAGTGA